From one Ooceraea biroi isolate clonal line C1 chromosome 7, Obir_v5.4, whole genome shotgun sequence genomic stretch:
- the LOC105282070 gene encoding probable helicase with zinc finger domain, with protein sequence MATTMLRRNETSNAPYLTDFPERVRHGWFKSAEPDAILVCERQPDVYIWVNGRVNCRVVGKNGAYEWHFTIITTGDKRLRNVALISDDYRSNFVLKSVFANGTEIGVTNGQEWHDPRTSPNDLSSSKERRYSLRIAFAAHRHGTYRQNVIFGFRRCPVFLQRICADYLPINDYARIQTATDYQLSQIPPTWSNPLAFYSPFMPHANPREIMLSKIYPYPNQQNFFLTQDTLSDDQLTPRNYRGRMHEVITLEEIARHEQLSRYNQISMIRLLSHYVLTTSDGSTIAKYTPPGELFAQLPICRDNTEDTQSGRLLQRSCNSVLLKWKEPTSEEKEVIFEAHIEDISTHSVFIRLSAPCVSYWDLQDNSDHEVEIRFMLNRLSFCEWHLAVDSFENMDLVFLNDKYRQIDQISHFLQIDADSFNIFSNLCLDPVLNQEQKQAVTALTLTTKMSSPPPILLLGPFGTGKTFTLAHVLRVLSQDPRNRILLCTHSNSAADLYIKEFFNDWYKKQKCLRFKPVRIYYKLRALNTVHPVVQEYCLKDEHGRFRDPVEEDLQDCGLIVTTLTTSSCLANLNLSLTHIIIDEAAQAFECEVLIALTLANRDTRLILAGDQMQLAPEIYSVLAKDLRLDVSLLERLYEFYPREHPCRIHLCQNYRAHKDIIRYTSQMFYDGIVKPANKELMKHPTLNTLTFYAVRGQEQQGLHSTPGYYHTTEAQVLADRVLELKKAWPTQQWGPYNEESIGVLSYYAEQVQRLRIELRNRGLSDVSVERVLNVQGKQFTVIFISTVRTQNCCRSSAETKIKDYGFLTNPRLLNTALTRAKCHVAVVGDPVALLTIGSCKQYWNKYLEEADLYGMDRVELQNHLNLVPELRISRLNPLAQEFIPRRIHPCIVTYVAVPVTYPIFFRNNQFSG encoded by the exons ATGGCGACTACGATGCTCCGTCGGAATGAGACCAGCAACGCTCCGTATCTCACGGACTTCCCCGAGCGGGTGCGGCATGGCTGGTTTAAATCTGCCGAGCCGGACGCGATTCTCGTGTGCGAGAGGCAGCCGGATGTGTACATTTGGGTGAATGGCAGAGTCAATTGTAGGGTCGTCGGTAAAAATGGCGCTTACGAGTGGCACTTTACGATCATCACCACAG GAGACAAGCGGTTACGGAATGTGGCTTTGATATCGGACGATTATCGTTCTAACTTCGTGCTCAAATCCGTATTCGCAAACGGCACCGAGATTGGAGTTACGAATGGCCAGGAATGGCATGATCCTCGCACCTCACCGAACGACTTAAGTTCATCGAAAGAAAGACGGTATTCCCTGAGGATCGCGTTTGCCGCTCATCGTCATGGCACGTATCGACAGAACGTGATCTTCGGCTTCCGGCGTTGTCCGGTGTTCCTGCAGAGGATCTGTGCGGACTATCTGCCGATTAACGATTATGCGCGGATCCAAACGGCCACGGATTATCAGCTATCGCAGATTCCACCGACATGGAGCAATCCGCTGGCATTCTATTCGCCATTCATGCCGCATGCGAATCCAAGGGAGATCATGTTGTCAAAGATCTATCCTTATCCCAACCAGCAAAACTTCTTTCTCACCCAGGACACGCTCTCGGACGATCAGTTAACACCGCGAAACTATCGAGGTCGTATGCACGAAGTGATTACCCTCGAGGAGATCGCTAGGCATGAACAGCTTTCGAGATACAATCAGATCTCGATGATACGTCTGCTGTCGCATTACGTACTGACGACCAGCGATGGCTCTACCATTGCAAAATATACGCCGCCTGGTGAACTCTTTGCTCAG CTCCCAATTTGTCGCGATAACACCGAGGATACACAGAGCGGCAGGCTCCTGCAGCGCAGCTGCAACAGCGTTCTACTCAAATGGAAAGAACCTACGTCCGAAGAGAAAGAGGTAATCTTCGAAGCTCACATCGAAGACATATCTACACATAGCGTGTTTATAAGACTGAGCGCACCATGCGTGAGCTATTGGGACCTGCAGGATAATAGCGACCATGAAGTAGAAATACGCTTCATGTTAAATCGTCTGAGCTTCTGCGAATGGCATTTGGCAGTGGATAGCTTCGAGAACATGGACTTGGTGTTCCTCAACGATAAATATCGTCAGATCGATCAAATTAGCCACTTTCTACAAATCGACGCCGAcagttttaatatcttttctaaTTTATGTCTGGATCCAGTGCTGAATCAAGAGCAAAAGCAAGCGGTCACTGCGTTAACGCTGACAACTAAAATGTCATCACCGCCACCGATTCTCTTGCTGGGTCCTTTTGGCACAGGCAAAACGTTCACTTTAGCGCACGTGCTACGCGTGCTCAGCCAGGATCCGAGGAATCGGATACTTCTATGCACACATAGCAACAGCGCTGCCGATCTTTACATCAAAGAGTTCTTCAATGACTGGTATAAGAAGCAGAAGTGCCTCAGATTTAAGCCCGTTAGgatatattacaaattgcgTGCTTTAAACACG GTGCATCCAGTGGTACAGGAGTACTGCCTGAAGGACGAACACGGTCGTTTTCGCGACCCGGTCGAGGAAGACTTGCAAGATTGCGGCTTAATAGTGACCACTTTAACAACTTCCAGCTGTCTGGCCAATCTAAATCTGTCGCTAACTCATATAATCATCGATGAGGCAGCCCAGGCCTTTGAGTGCGAAGTACTGATTGCCCTGACCCTGGCAAATCGGGACACCCGTTTGATTCTAGCAGGTGATCAGATGCAACTCGCGCCAGAGATCTATAGTGTATTGGCAAAAGATCTGCGATTAGACGTTAGTCTCCTGGAAAGATTGTACGAGTTTTACCCGCGGGAACATCCTTGTCGAATACATTTGTGTCAGAACTATCGAGCACATAAGGACATAATCAGATACACGTCTCAGATGTTTTACGACGGGATAGTTAAACCGGCTAACAAAGAACTGATGAAACATCCTACCTTGAACACGTTGACCTTTTACGCTGTTCGCGGCCAGGAACAGCag GGATTACATTCTACTCCGGGATACTACCATACGACAGAAGCGCAAGTACTGGCAGATCGCGTACTAGAATTGAAGAAGGCATGGCCGACACAGCAATGGGGCCCGTATAACGAAGAATCTATCGGAGTCTTGTCATATTATGCTGAACAAGTACAACGATTGCGAATCGAATTGCGCAACCGGGGACTCTCTGATGTGTCCGTCGAGAGAGTATTGAATGTCCAAGGCAAACAGTTTACCGTCATTTTCATCAGTACAGTTCGAACGCAAAACTGTTGCAg ATCGTCTGCCGAGACGAAAATTAAAGACTACGGTTTCCTGACGAATCCACGACTACTAAATACCGCTCTGACAAGAGCAAAGTGTCACGTCGCGGTCGTTGGCGATCCGGTGGCTTTACTCACAATAGGCTCCTGTAAACAATATTGGAATAAATATCTAGAAGAGGCCGATCTGTACGGAATGGACCGAGTAGAGCTGCAGAACCACTTGAATCTGGTTCCGGAACTTCGAATCTCGCGCTTGAATCCACTCGCGCAAGAATTCATTCCCAGAAGAATACATCCGTGTATTGTCACATATGTTGCAGTGCCAGTTACATACCCAATATTTTTTCGCAACAATCAATTTTCtggataa